The Prinia subflava isolate CZ2003 ecotype Zambia chromosome 13, Cam_Psub_1.2, whole genome shotgun sequence genome contains a region encoding:
- the OSGIN1 gene encoding oxidative stress-induced growth inhibitor 1 — MLPDRKMYPLVTRPSNKSGLRTLPVVIIGNGPSGICLSYLLSGYTPYFKRHSLHPHPILQRKLEEAPEVSVLDQDLEYLSEGLEGRSHSPVALLFDTLQRPDTDFGGTAESVLTWWHEPDRAIPHLVLGRNPPGGAWHSIEGSMVTLSKGEWMGLPDLPFKEWLKQKRRGLRNNRATAEDIAQYYQHYVVKKGLQKNFKCGTVVTSVRKVSAESVSSHTQEDLQEDSDSLRNSNEKSTEIFQVDGFFKTLGSDKEPFSIYAENVVLATGTYDNPTWLGVKGENLCYVHHQLSALEEAVKNNSVGIMSDPVLIVGAGLTAADAILFAHHCNIPVIHVFRRRVTDPGLIFNQLPKMMYPEYHKVHQMMKEQTAACAGPYESYISLPEHHVLSFGKDKKCIFQDKNGCQKAYKISMALVLTGSNPNLSFLPNNGIDLAMDSDQPVNSKRNPIDVDPFTYECTRQKGLYALGPLAGDNFVRFVQGGALAAASSLLKKANKNPP, encoded by the exons ATGCTTCCGGACAGGAAGATGTATCCATTAGTGACCAGACCCTCAAATAAGAGTGGGCTCAGGACACTGCCTGTTGTGATCATAG GGAATGGACCTTCAGGAATCTGTCTCTCATATTTGCTGTCAGGTTACACCCCTTACTTCAAAAGACACTCTCTTCATCCTCATCCTATTCTTCAGAGGAAACTGGAAGAGGCACCAGAAGTTTCTGTTTTGGACCAG GATTTGGAGTATCTGTCTGAAGGCTTGGAGGGACGatcccacagccctgtggcTCTTCTCTTTGATACTCTGCAGCGTCCAGACACAGACTTTGGTGGGACAGCAGAGTCTGTGCTCACTTGGTGGCATGAGCCTGACAGAGCCATTCCCCACCTGGTCCTTGGCAGAAACCCCCCTGGAGGTGCCTGGCAC TCTATAGAGGGCTCTATGGTGACCCTGAGCAAAGGGGAATGGATGGGACTTCCAGATCTCCCTTTCAAAGAATGGTTAAAGCAAAAGAGAAG AGGCCTCAGAAACAATAGAGCCACAGCAGAGGACATTGCTCAATATTACCAACACTATGTGGTGAAGAAAGGACTGCAGAAGAATTTCAAATGTGGCACTGTTGTGACCTCTGTGAGGAAAGTGAGTGCAGAGAGCGTCTCCAGCCACACCCAGGAAGATCTGCAGGAGGACAGTGACTCACTCAGGAACTCCAATGAAAAAAGCACAGAGATCTTTCAGGTGGATGGATTTTTCAAAACTCTGGGAAGTGATAAAGAGCCCTTCTCCATCTATGCAGAGAATGTGGTTTTGGCCACAGGAACATATGACAATCCTACCTGGCTCGGGGTCAAGGGAGAAAACCTTTGCTATGTCCATCACCAGCTGTCTGCCCTAGAGGAAGCAGTGAAGAACAACAGTGTTGGCATCATGTCAGATCCAGTCTTGATTGTGGGTGCTGGTCTGACAGCTGCTGATGCCATTCTCTTTGCTCACCACTGCAATATTCCAGTAATCCACGTTTTTCGCAGACGAGTCACTGATCCAGGCCTTATTTTTAACCAGCTCCCCAAAATGATGTACCCTGAATACCACAAAGTGCATCAGATGATGAAAGAACAgacagctgcctgtgctgggccctATGAGAGCTACATCAGCCTCCCTGAACATCACGTGCTCTCCTTTGGCAAGGACAAGAAATGCATCTTTCAAGACAAGAATGGCTGTCAGAAAGCTTATAAAATTTCCATGGCTCTTGTTCTAACTGGCTCAAACCCCAACCTCTCCTTTCTGCCAAATAATGGCATTGACTTGGCAATGGACAGTGACCAGCCAGTCAATTCAAAGAGGAATCCCATAGATGTTGACCCATTCACCTATGAATGCACTCGGCAGAAGGGGCTCTATGCTCTGGGGCCTCTGGCAGGAGATAACTTTGTGCGCTTTGTTCAGGGgggggctctggctgctgccagctctctgtTAAAGAAAGCCAACAAAAATCCCCCCTAA